The following proteins are encoded in a genomic region of Notolabrus celidotus isolate fNotCel1 chromosome 19, fNotCel1.pri, whole genome shotgun sequence:
- the swi5 gene encoding DNA repair protein SWI5 homolog isoform X2, which yields MFIVLVCPVARASIQVIMNTEQSGETLESTNNCQLSTPEGSNLKKGALRRTPFSSFKRVHSNFKSPLQVTEGAKVSPAEEVAELKRRNEQLDTEIAQLEDEGFRVEELEHHIDMLHEYNDIKDIGQSLLGRIAALRGTTTRDLYSHFGLELDD from the exons ATGTTTATTGTGCTTGTCTGTCCTGTTGCCCGGGCAAG CATTCAAGTCATTATGAACACAGAGCAGTCCGGTGAAACCCTAGAAAGTACAAACAACTGTCAACTTTCGACACCAGAGGGGAGCAACTTGAAGAAGGGAGCACTGAGGAG AACTCCTTTCTCAAGTTTTAAGAGAGTCCATTCAAACTTCAAGTCACCT CTTCAAGTAACTGAGGGTGCTAAAGTTAGCCCTGCAGAGGAGGTGGCGGAGCTCAAGAGGAGAAATGAGCAGCTGGACACTGAGATAGCACAGCTGGAAGATGA AGGGTTCAGAGTAGAGGAGCTGGAGCATCATATTGATATGCTACATGAATACAATGACATTAAAGACATTGGACAGTCACTACTTGGCCGCATAG CTGCTCTGAGGGGGACCACCACACGAGATCTCTACAGCCACTTTGGTCTGGAACTtgatgactga